In the Vanessa atalanta chromosome 24, ilVanAtal1.2, whole genome shotgun sequence genome, aTAGGTACCTATGCTTTTCTATGAAGGAAAACTCAGTAAGGACATCCAATTTGGAGCAACGTTGTAGAAAAACCTCCAACTTTATAAATACACTTCATATACACTGGGAGTTACTTCAATTGCAATTAGTTAACAAAAAGTTAAAAGccggtttaatatattattacaataatttataatagcaaCGAGCACTATGTGACCACTGTTAAGACTtatataataacacaataaaataagaatcaCTGGTTACCATATGACCTTGAAAAGGCACAAATCCAGATCAAGATCTTTGCAATGAtcccaaatttaaaaaaaaaaaacattatatcattCAAATTTGCTGTATAGACAAATAAATCTTATTCTGtgactactattattattgtaatacctTGCTGCGGTCCTGTCGTCGTGTTCATAGAAAGTTCCCCTCTTGGGAATATATTGCGGGTTGCTGCGGTCTTCGTCGTCGTCCACTCGCCGCTCGGTCTCCTGAAAGCCATCATTATTGGATCAAAAGTGtatttgatagaatcagtgaatttattacatatatgtttgACATCGAATAGAcacgatgtcattggtcgaaagctataaaaaatctatgatGTTAATTTTGgaatttcgataaaatttctgtaaaattaaagtggatataagtagttagaTTGAATAGTTTTGTAGTAGGAATAAGACAAATTAATCGAGATCAATTAGTAATGGACCacatagctgagctattagttgtatggaatacgtaaatctaaggtttgtttatatacaaaaaaaaaccggtcaagtgcgagtcggacccGCAGATGAAGGATTCCgtactattaaaaaaactatttttactattaaaaaaaagtctgttGTATGAGAGCCTCacttaaataggtattttattctttttataatagtttttgatAACAACaatgtgttaaaatttttacacatgtttttgaaattttagaaAGCGGCAACTAAAAATTTCAATTGTCTAACtgtcacggttcatgagatacaatCTGGTGACAGGATAGAATATGTACTGGAAAACTTGTTGTACTTTAAATATggtattattacttattttgaaaTCTCCACAATGATAAACCTTtgtgataaaacattttttttaaggtcATTGCtcacaacaattttaaaaagtaacaataaatatacactGCATAAAACAATAGTACATGGATAAACTATCATTGCCCATATAGATGGAGGACAATTGCTCGGGGAACTTCATTGTTCAACTTGCTAAAGTGGTAtcattttgtaaaaacttttatatatttttgagaataattgatgaatatatttaactaagtttcattataatgttatacaaGACCTTGTAAAAACTAAGtgaattaacttaataaatgaaaagaaGTACAcactaatgtatataataatattacaaaagtattattttatcagtCTTCTATTAAAAATTCTTAGGTAGATTGATAATACTTAAGTTTGTACTAATTGTCTACGACTACACTCTTCTCACTGAAACCCCACTTGGGATCTCCTTTTCTCGGCCGAGCATCAATGCTTAGCCTTCTCAACTGAAGCTATCAAAGCTATTAAGACCAATGACAATACAaaggaaaacaacaatatttgcagtctgcattattttataagccTCGGTTTCACAACAGTGTTCAGtgtcttgaaatattttttataaatttctaaatcATTTAACCTTGCCTTGTATTTTTGTAAGataacatttcaatattattggCATGATACTCGGTTAATTTTTCAACTATTTTGTATCTTAAGCATTTACATTCAAACTTACCAAAACAACTATTTCGTATAGCAGATGTATAGGGTTGTCACTTAaatggtaatattatatattaaaaggttttatttagttACACAACATCCCTTTTTCACTTTTGGTTTCAGTTATTTACTTAACATCAGCAGTCGCTAGAATTGGAGCTTGTCGTCTTTCTTTAAAGATGTGGCTCACACTgactatattgttattttttttatgttatattttatctatatatacaaatgtttctagataaagattatatatcttttaattattattatcataattcttTCATATACATTTACTTTCTACTTACCCACAATTTTAACAAACagaatttttaacatatatacctttcaaatatacaataatgCTACTCATaagctaaattttatataatatactgcaCAGAAATGCAATGCATTGTTTACTGTAACTGTTATGCATATTGGTTTAATTGTTTGTTCagttacatattacataaaaagtaacatttattattataatctagttGGAACTAAATAGCTTTAGCTCATATACATGGTGATTACAATATAGTCAGCTGTGTTTTTAGTAGATAACTGTTAATTAATTGTCATTAAAGATAGTATttgctattaattaaaatattatgcaattaaaattgataattttggtATAAATGATTATGgcattaattgaaattaatataaaatctttattattgaattgatCTTTTTAACTTAGAATTTTGGgtaaaaatgaaattgttaagaatataaatatgtagtagAACATggaaaatatgttacaaaagtGAACTGTAAAAGAAcacttgtttaattatttaaaatgtttttaacgtAAAAATTCTCTTAAGaagaaaagaataattatttattttatcaaaaagtttaaagtattaatatccATTAAATTTTTCGAGtcaatatttctcataaaattgaacaaaaaaacaaatacaatcaaATATGATTCACCTATTGTATACTTTTTGCTAATAAATGTAGTACCTACCTACCACATCACAtactaaatcaaaaataatttacctgTTTGTCTGGATCCCCGTCTGAATGTTCAGAGTCACTTCCCTGAGAGTCATAATCAGACTCCTGCTGACCACCATCCTGCAAATGGACAGCTACCTTTAACAATTGCATTTCACTACACAAAGTTTACAGGAgaacaaatattgttttctttCAATAGCACGATCGAGTATTTAGTTTGACCGTTTCTAAATAAGGTCTAACATCACAAATTCTGCGGTGAATGGTGTCCAAATCGTGACCTCAATTTGGCGAAAAGAAATGGACATTCCGACACGCGATTGCGCGGGAGAAAGTGCGCGACCGCGATACTTTTAGCGCCAAAATGAAAGTTCAGTCCATTAATTGTGACTTCTACGATTGTCCAACTCACATTTCCTGAGTTATTCTGCTCAATATCTTGTGATGCATCCGAGTATTCGCCCGAGTCGTCTTGTTCTCGCCTCCTAGCCACGGACGTCATCTCGGCGTCCCCACGGGTTACTTGTAGGACTTCCAGATTGATAGCGTTCGTttacaattgtattaaaacCCTGTTCACGCGATTTCCACGATTGATTCCTGTAAATCCCCTCCTTGATCAACGGAAAATGAAGAACGTCAAATAAACAAGAAATCTAGCAgccataaaattatacattcctTTTTAcggaattataattatacagataaaaaatacaattattgaaaaatatatattattttattaaagcaataaaatttacagaaataaaaaaacaatttatttcgccaatttgatattattttcccATTgagtaaatattcttatttctttaaaatttattgatgtgATCTATTCTCAAAGAAGAAAGTGAGATATTGCACAGTTAaagatttttacattttctCTATTCTTATTCTAGAAGTAGTAATAATACATAACAACACTATTTGGCTAAAAATACCAAGGGTCAAGAATAACAACCATATAAATGGTAGTGTTAttggtaatataaaattttgatacaatttttgTTTGGCAATTAACGCTTATGGTAATTTGCCGGACTTGCCTTTTAAACTTtgatttatatcttaatttactGAGAAATTTCACAAAATACTTGCAAGAAATCATAAAGAGAAGGAGCCAGACACACAAGAGTCTTGATTGAAAGAGGGGAATTCCTGAAAATAGATAGTAatgttttttcaaattattttttaaagtaatgtgttttccctaaaataaagataaatttcatGACATTGCACTGTGTAACTATGCAGTATTGTaagactattaataaaattttataatataaatatattatgtaaatataaatatgtataatgtaaatgtCTGAGAGAGCTATAaaataatgtctattatttaaaaaaatataatgaaaaaagtgatattatttgtatattttagagttacaatataacaataaaatatatacagcacTATATACCTAcctggttattttttattttacagttttgtatacatttcatataatttttcacttttttcaTTTGCGGTTTAATATTTGCTATAATTGGAGGAGCATACTATATTgatcaattatataaatgtatatgtaatgtttttaaataatgttgatgggaatcataaaataaaatgtgaataaaGGTATTGCTACATATCACAGATGAAAAGTATAAAGTTATAAACCAATCGGACACTAGCAGATCTGTGGTTCTGTTCTGTTcgattgacatttgacattctGATAAAAGTTATCAATAATTACAGCTATATCGcgaaaatacaaatgaaatattattggatgttaaaacttaaaacttaaataagagATTACACGATAGCAAATATACTCGACGAACATGTCAGAAGAAGAgatgtaataaagtttatttttaaaagataaatatttgtctTCGTATATTTGTATGGTTTcacatattttcaatattttcaggAGAAATGAAAATTTGGAAAATCCAGATGTTCTAAAGACAGTGCAGTTACTAGCAAAGGGCTTAATGGAAATATACGAACCGCCCATATCAACTTTGAATACACATTTAAAAGAATTGACGTAAGTAAATCAGATTAATGAATACTTTcctattatattgaattatatattaaaagtatattctgtttatgataattttagcAGTAGATAAACTACGTTTTTTTTGtgagataaaaaattatagttttctaattttaaaatacttaaaagtaTCTTGTGattgacataacattttaagtcCATAAGTGCATTGTTCATTCATTACCATTCTATATTTAGAAggaaaattcattattaaattaaatataatttcgtagAGATGAGCAAGAGGCTGTACACAATATGATTGTATCAGAAAACAGAAGAATAGATGATCTACAAAATGATGCTACATTAGATGCATTGGTAAGTTTCTTACTTTATTGAcagattcatttaataaattactttagaaATGTAATAGATGTAATCATGTATACATCATAAAGCTTTGTGTAGGCTTGCCTGAGTACCCAATCAgaatctttacatagtataaaacaaagtcgctttttctgtccctatgtccctttgtatgcttaaatctttaaaactacgcaacggattttgatgcgtttttttttaaatagatagagtgattcgagaggaaggtttttgtatataatacatagacaatatagttaagtaacactgataattttagaagtttctaatgtgatgtcgtaaatttataattttttttacattgtaaacactggctgaaccctacaagatagatcaaaataatgtacttcagtattgtacaccttaaaacggccttcaaaaaagtccatatataaaaaaaaaggcatatgtctatctcttagggattacccacattgcacccgtgcgaagccggggcgggtcgctattaCAGAATAAATCACAATGAGCATAAACTTTAACTTAAAGCAACattaaacaaacttaaataatgTGATTTTGTCTATTGCATTTTACCTATTAATACATTAGATTTAAGTGTAAACCAATCAAAGGTAAGTTTTATGGCACGCaagtaatacattaaatattattaaagtcaacttcaatttaataaaatattcaatgtccTGGCAGTAAACTATTTAAGACGTTATAACATTTACTAAGGTGTTGAAGTGTATTTTTCCTATTTTTGTACAGTTCTGTATTGCTAAATGGTAAAAACACTGTCAGGtagagaaaaaaaacataaataatttgtctGAAAACTATAAACATGTAAATCAATTACTAAAAgttttccatttttattattttcaacattgTGTCATTTGAAAATTACCCTTTCATTTTTACATTGTTGAGTGAAGTGTCGTAGGTTGATGTGGGCTTTACTTGTATTTGGATGAAACAAAtggcaaatatattaatataacttaaactCATGGAGTGATGAATTCCTCTGTATCTGTTCTATTCTGTACGTGATAATAATTTCTGCATCTGAAACTTTAAATTCGATATATAGTAcaatgtactatatatataaggtactttatatatttttttaatttcagttagCTGATATAGCGACAAATAAAGAAAAGTTGACATCGTTAACAAGCTCGATGTTGTCGTTACATAAGAGAGTACAGGATTTGCAGGTGTGTGTCCAAACtaatataaagaaatgtttaagtaaataaacactAATCAATTGATCATCATGATAAATTGCATCCATAATTTCACTCGAGATATAGATACTTAAGAGTGTTTATGGCGGATTagccaaaatatttatttgatataaattatgattaaaatcatttattatttttgttcaaaataacCTATCAACATTGAAACGCAACGCTTAAATTGGCATACTGCGCTGAGCGCTCACAGATGAAGGATGTTTCGCTTGTACCAcactcacacatacacataGCTGTTTTGTACGTAAACTGCCTCTCGGTACAGGTACAGCGCGGCTAAGTCATTTGATctgaagtatttattgtaacttatataaacttattcgactataagaaaataaatatttttcttcaaaaaaaGGAAGTTctcaattcaattatattttgttgtattgtTTGTTCAGAATCAGGTACCATGCATTTTTTAAGTAACTTAATTTACCAACtacctttaatttaaataaaaaaaaaacttagtggcactcatcagatattccaagaaatattagtattgttgtgttctggtttgaaaagtgagttttgcctgtgtaactacaggcacaagggacataacattataGTTCCTAATGTTGATGGcacattggcaatataaggattgcttaatgtttcttacagtgccattgtctatgagcggtggttaccacttaccgtcctatatcataaaaaaagtgttcTGTATGTTTAATACAGAAAAAGGACATTGCCTaggttgttaaaaaatatataatattctatttaatatagccttgttgatttatttgtaaagatgCCATCTGGCCGTTTCATGATGCTACAAAATATACAGTTGGGACAACTATGAATTTATTGAAGTTGTTATattaacagatatatttttttattttaggtgaGAGCTGCAAATGTGGAAAAGGCTGCAAAAAGTAGGGCGACAAACtgaactgtattattattattattatttttaagagttttatgtaggttattaatattaattgtaaaggaagaatatgacttaaaatattaagacaCTGTTAAAGATGCAATGAGAAGattatgtttaagtttttaaattatacatatagtataaaatctaacaatatatattttgaatgttttgtataaatatatactttttaataatatattgaaacattGCAATATTAAAACACAATGATGATAAGTTGTGAACCAATATGGCAACATTAAAGGTAGTTAAGTTACATAATAGTTCTCATaccaaaatgttaaattttattatatgttactgatgtgtataaaaaatattttaaaaggatttattttaaataaaaatatattattttaaattttttattgactttgttacaatattacattttttttattaaaaataaatacatgttaatGCTTTTAGTCGTTAACAATTCTCATACATTCAACTCTCTATGTAACCCATCAGGCGGTGGTTCAACCATACTCCGCTGTAACTTGCTACTTTACATGACatagatttcaatttatttcattgtgatgtttagttttttttttttttggtaaagatGCTTAgatcatttattttgattttatttgactgAAAAACTACTTTTAGatcaaatttgttataataaattaaattgtttacttatgttgttaatattttttcattgtctaatattttttttaagtggtATGTAATCTCAGTAATTACTTACTACCAGCTTTTTGCAGCATgcgacaagtttttttttttaagttaggcATGAAATTATCTATTCTCAATGTCCATAGACGCTAAGCTATTTTTAAACTGTGCATtccttaaattacatttaaaattgtatatctaaaaatatataagctatTGTCTATTTATGTAGACTTTATAagaagaataaatttatttaaaaatacttttttttttattgataagacTAGTGGTTGACAGTGCTCGGTATTGCGTGCTTTATTTTTGGcgcttttagaaaataaattatttttccaaatGAAAATCAAGTTTTCAAAAAACAagcagtatattaaaataagatattaattatcaCGTATCACATTTTTATGGTAAAATAAGGGCAGGCATAGATAATCGCCATGCAAAGCTAAATAATCGATGTTCTAGAACATTAAAATCTTCTACGAAatgtcataaatttaatttgccgTTGCGTCGTAATAAAGCACATGTGTGGAACAGgcataaattacttatattaaaaatggcaGTTACGTTTCTACATGTTGTGCATAAATACTGAACTTAAACAagcctttatttaaaatagaaaaccctaataaataatttcttaattgcTTACAGCAAAAAAATTTACTCACTATTTTTACGATTAATACGTATAATAAGTACTAGAAAAATAACTCGTATATTAATTCAAAGGATCAAGAGTGTCTAATCTTATTCATATCACTAGTGCgatgttaattatttgataaatttaccATATAATGACGTTtaacatgtaaattttaaatatttaataataaaaatatatgtctacatcgttatatttcgtaaaaaaatagtCTAGAATTTATTTCCGCTTATTCGAAATATACATTTGTCCAAATAACATTGACATAAAAATACTCGTCAAATATCTGAAGCCGTGTATACATTATGtgtaatacaaaacaaatatacaatcCGTGAAATAGCCTTGAGTAAGGAACAGTGAATGTCTTAGGCACTTTTCCCTACACTCGTTAATACAAATTTCctaaaaatttttatatagaattaaacCGATATTAGTTTTGATTTCGATTATCTTTTTCGTTCATTCAATTCAATGAACGAGATTACAAATGTCATCCACGTGGGAATAAAAAGTGACGCAAGCGAATGATATTGtccgaaatacaaaaataatgaatgagCTTACatgttgtaaacatttttttttttaatagaataattttcgttttttttaacaCGTGGCAAccgtttattgaaatattaaaatattgtattgtcgAACTTCGCGAAGCTtcgattttcaattttaaatagcgTGTACTGTTCACTGAATATTAAGTTTCTTTACGTTTTGTGTTGCACATAATGTATAACCATCATCGTAAATCACTGTAATCTTTCAAATCAATCCTCAAACACACTATCACTGTAACTCGAACAGCCACAAAATATTTGAGTGCATGATCGAAAATGTCTTATCAAAACCGCATATCGTAGATTTATTAtcgtttaagtaaaaaaaacaatatcgttGACAtagttaatcaaattaaaaataattttagctcGTCTAGTTAAGTACACACAGATCGTAAAAActgaaaagttataaaattcgTAATGATTTgctattattaatgtttaatgaacaagcaagattatataaattactagtCGTCGCCTGCGGATTCGGCCAGGTGATCACCATAAATAGGAGCAGGCCAAGGGCCTTGGGTTTAaagcttacttcataccaaatttcataaaatttggttcaatggtttgaatgaaagacagagttactttcgcatttaaaaaaatactatagatGAAACCGataataaaactacaatatgctgttattgtaagaaaaataacttaacatgaaatcataaaaaaggttttaatcaTGCACTCAAATTACTTTCATCCGAAATTTCTCGTACTATTCAGTAATATCCACCCCCGACTGGTTTTAACCGGTTTACTGACCACGCACAGGGGTGTTATTAGATAGTTCCTATGTTATTTCTTCTGGTAGGCCCTAGTGACGTCACACAGGACGGTCACCACGAATGATTCGATATCAGCTTCATTTGCACCTCTCAGGATCCTGAAGTAGCCATTCTCACCCCAGTTACAGCCCCAGCTGTTGGCTACAatctgaaaattatattatattatattttaagtatttattattatatttttaaatactttattgcacaacataCATTACACAACAATTATTGAGTACATTAGAGAAACGAAAAACATGTGACAAATGGTGGTCTTATCGCTTATGGCGATCTCTCAgagacaacctttggtgatgGAAGCTTAGAACGAAAACAGGTAAGTGCAGAAATAGATAGAGAGAGGAGataataactgtaatttaaGAATGctgatattaaagtataataattataaactacatattatttcatacttaCATACAAAAGTATGTTGTAgagcattaaaaaaatctatactaagtattttattgCAGAtaaataatagtagaatatttaatgagtggCGAGAACAGacgcataaagccctaccagcaagtaaataatattctatctaGTCATGTAAACGTACCCAGTATTTCTCTCCGCGTTCCTCACCCCAGCCGACGATACGGACGCTGTGTAGCCCCTTCATGTGCTGGTTACCGTACGGGCTGCGACGGTAAACACCATCGTGGTAGTGAAAGAAATCTTGATAGACAGTCATGACCGCTGCAAGTAAAGCAAAAAATCTGATAACCAAAGTTGACCAGTTTAAAATGGCCTATATCACAAGCCAATATTCATTGAAcgatgtacctatatatatttatagcataggTGGATATTGGCTATGACGGTCACCTCTGCCTATAGACTTtagtgccgtaagaaattttaagtatTCCATACGCCGTTGTTACTCTTTGAATGAGCCAAATGCTTTTAAGATTATGTCATTCTCTACGTAATTTCCTGGCCGTTTTAGTAGCGCTACATCataaataacgaataaattaataattgtcatCCTTCACTGATCAATGGCCAATGGCGATTATTAATCTGacaaatagataattatttttttattatataaatgtcaatgtcattcaatatacacttttttttgtaaaagttcGTTAAAAAATTGTCATCGCTGttatttctgtatattttgAACTGATTGATGAAAATGGTGTTTTATGAACAGGAGGtacctgtatatatttttattatataattatatcgattaGTGTGCTTTGCATTTGgaacagataatataattattgttgtctatttttgtattgcattatttttttacaatagtgACGATAAAACGGGACAAGATATCATCGTCCTctgatatttatgtaaatgtcaATTAGATATCaatgttatgtttttagttctgcaaaacaaattattattattgttaaggaAGTTACGTGGGAGTATCAAGCTTCCATTAACGCTTGCCAGTAACGCCCATTTTTAGGGCATTGAGTGCAATCATATATGTTAATCCGTAAGAAACCtctgttacaaaaataattgctgttattaataacataactttaagtaaataatatattataaagtcgtTACATTCATTAACTAATTTACTGTAAAAActggattattattttaacattatataataaaatttatataactaattgtCAACCAGCTTagctcgtgttttaggggttggtcgtcataaaaaaatcctttagtgtatgtccttccttggagttcaagcttcatatcaaaatatcattaaattcgtTTCAGTAGTTTGTCgaaagagcaatagacagacagacatacagagctcctttcgtatttataatattagtatagattaaaaagtAATCAGTGTATGCTAAGGTCATATATCAAGGAAGTCACCACCAGCACTTATGTCGCGTTATTAAAGTGTTTGTCGCTAATGGGAATTATATTCTTAGAATTCAAGTGTCTCTGATTATATCA is a window encoding:
- the LOC125073597 gene encoding uncharacterized protein LOC125073597 → MSEEEMRNENLENPDVLKTVQLLAKGLMEIYEPPISTLNTHLKELTDEQEAVHNMIVSENRRIDDLQNDATLDALLADIATNKEKLTSLTSSMLSLHKRVQDLQVRAANVEKAAKSRATN